A region of Neovison vison isolate M4711 chromosome 7, ASM_NN_V1, whole genome shotgun sequence DNA encodes the following proteins:
- the INS gene encoding insulin, with product MALWMRILPLLALLALWAPAPTAAFVNQHLCGSHLVEALYLVCGERGFFYTPKARREAEDLQARDSELGGAPGAGGLALGLEGALQKRGIVEQCCTGICSLYQLENYCN from the exons ATGGCCCTCTGGATGCGCATCCTGCCCCTGCTGGCCTTGCTGGCCCTCTGGGCGCCGGCCCCGACGGCAGCCTTCGTGAACCAGCACCTGTGCGGTTCCCACCTGGTGGAGGCGCTGTACCTGGTGTGCGGCGAGCGCGGCTTCTTCTACACGCCCAAGGCCCGCAGGGAGGCCGAGGACCTGCAGG CGAGGGACTCGGAGCTGGGCGGGGCGCCTGGCGCGGGCggcctggctctgggtctggaggGGGCCCTGCAGAAGCGCGGCATCGTGGAGCAGTGCTGCACCGGCATCTGCTCCCTCTACCAGCTGGAGAACTACTGCAACTAG